In Candidatus Omnitrophota bacterium, the following proteins share a genomic window:
- a CDS encoding ADP-ribosylglycohydrolase family protein codes for MMNGCFIFLMVWGVGSVFAFGAFAASVEIPAEVVQDRIRGGLLGHVLGDLNGLKHEMKYIAEPGQVESYTPDLAEGAWTDDDTDFEWVYILAMQERNTILLPAQDLSALWRKHINRAIWCANQYARQLMDLGMEPPLTGCIPFNPWSDFNISGQFVCESWGLIAPGMPKTAERIGLNYTHVTISGEPAQTTQLFDAMIAAAFLIGDMEEILDAGLAAVDPKCVVHQVVSAVRAWHKQNPTDYRATRKLIKEKYTHFNGATRDRNGFELNTASVIGALLYGRGDYVKTSIAAFNFGWDADNNAATAGAIVGVRMGWKWMMAQGWNIADLYRNTTRDCMPMDETLTRFGDRLIALAEKVIIEQGGKIITQNGKTFYQIQIEEPENLEPLPDPVEQFARLRDSMKTEIEEGVARGVSDRQRARAAYEAICLDLAQTLREKYPEPWAKALEALNGYPKVVGVLFFEADNASGDKLRQRAVAAGLKQPEKRVKIW; via the coding sequence ATGATGAACGGTTGCTTTATTTTTCTGATGGTATGGGGCGTAGGCAGCGTTTTTGCCTTCGGCGCATTCGCCGCAAGCGTGGAAATCCCCGCCGAGGTCGTGCAGGACAGAATTCGCGGCGGCCTGCTCGGCCATGTGCTCGGCGACCTCAATGGATTGAAACATGAGATGAAATATATTGCCGAGCCGGGCCAGGTGGAATCCTACACCCCGGATTTGGCCGAGGGGGCCTGGACCGATGATGACACCGACTTCGAATGGGTTTATATCCTCGCCATGCAGGAGCGCAATACTATCTTGCTTCCAGCCCAAGACCTCTCGGCGCTGTGGCGGAAGCATATCAACCGGGCGATTTGGTGCGCGAACCAATACGCCCGCCAACTCATGGACCTTGGCATGGAACCGCCATTGACCGGCTGCATTCCGTTCAATCCCTGGTCCGATTTCAACATTTCCGGCCAGTTCGTGTGCGAATCCTGGGGCCTCATCGCGCCGGGCATGCCGAAAACGGCGGAACGCATCGGATTGAACTACACTCATGTCACTATCAGCGGAGAACCGGCGCAGACGACCCAGTTGTTCGACGCGATGATCGCCGCTGCGTTCCTCATCGGCGATATGGAGGAGATACTCGACGCCGGTTTAGCCGCCGTGGATCCGAAGTGCGTTGTCCATCAGGTTGTCAGCGCTGTTCGCGCCTGGCATAAGCAGAACCCAACCGACTATCGCGCCACCCGCAAACTCATCAAGGAGAAATATACCCATTTCAATGGGGCGACGCGCGACCGTAACGGTTTTGAGTTGAATACGGCATCCGTCATCGGAGCGCTGCTTTACGGCCGGGGCGATTACGTCAAAACTTCGATTGCCGCCTTCAATTTCGGCTGGGACGCCGACAACAACGCAGCCACCGCCGGCGCCATCGTCGGCGTGCGGATGGGGTGGAAGTGGATGATGGCTCAGGGGTGGAATATCGCCGACCTCTATCGCAACACCACTCGAGATTGTATGCCGATGGACGAAACGCTTACCCGTTTCGGCGACCGGCTTATCGCCCTGGCCGAAAAAGTCATCATCGAGCAGGGCGGGAAGATAATCACCCAAAACGGCAAGACATTTTACCAAATCCAGATCGAAGAACCCGAAAACCTCGAACCGCTGCCGGATCCGGTCGAACAGTTCGCCCGGCTTCGCGACAGCATGAAAACCGAGATTGAAGAAGGCGTTGCGCGAGGCGTTAGCGATCGGCAAAGGGCGCGCGCCGCCTATGAGGCTATCTGCCTCGACCTGGCTCAGACGCTTCGCGAGAAATATCCCGAGCCTTGGGCGAAAGCCTTGGAAGCGCTGAATGGATATCCGAAAGTAGTGGGAGTTTTGTTCTTTGAAGCGGATAACGCCAGCGGCGATAAACTCCGTCAGCGCGCCGTCGCCGCCGGATTGAAACAGCCGGAAAAGAGAGTGAAGATATGGTGA
- a CDS encoding HU family DNA-binding protein encodes MAEKQLIDKKALARVLEQKFDLTHAKSQRIVAKIIHALSDGLVRGERVLLVGFGSFHLQRRKSHRIMHPANRQLIEIPERLALVFRPGKSLKKQLLNSPKWLESHSPESSSPIPENQPPSFAPSLG; translated from the coding sequence ATGGCTGAAAAACAACTCATCGACAAGAAAGCCCTGGCGCGGGTGCTCGAACAAAAGTTCGATCTTACTCACGCAAAATCTCAACGCATAGTTGCCAAAATTATCCATGCTCTTTCGGATGGATTGGTAAGAGGAGAGCGGGTGCTTTTAGTGGGATTTGGCTCGTTTCATTTGCAACGCCGCAAATCCCACCGCATCATGCATCCCGCCAACCGCCAGCTCATCGAAATTCCCGAGCGGTTGGCGCTGGTATTTCGGCCAGGGAAAAGCCTCAAAAAGCAACTGCTCAATTCACCGAAGTGGCTTGAATCCCATAGCCCGGAGAGTTCGTCGCCGATTCCAGAGAATCAACCTCCATCCTTTGCTCCATCCCTTGGATAA
- a CDS encoding ArdC family protein, whose product MSETIQAESQTGKEAGCKRDSFIDDGKRMIQETLDRLGEQLEHGLSGEMKNYLKIMAKFPRYSVGNQLLIFAQMPQASQVAGYRAWNQFHRYIKKGEKGIRIFAPCASRKPKKDFESDCSEEELKEESELVTYFRVAHVFDLSQTSGEDLPQTSKAQGDAEKLIPILESLIRDRGIALEYGETGSALGLSYKNAIRIKPGMDPAETFSTMVHEATHVMLHFEGDSPAADRKTQELEADAAACVVCERFGMQAITASADYIQTWDGNKKALMQQLERIRQCAAAIIQGMEQRMEVDSLESATNSPGYGIQATSVN is encoded by the coding sequence TTGAGTGAGACAATCCAGGCGGAATCGCAGACCGGCAAGGAGGCGGGTTGTAAGCGAGATTCGTTTATCGACGATGGAAAGCGAATGATCCAAGAGACTCTGGATCGGCTCGGAGAACAATTGGAGCATGGCCTTTCCGGCGAGATGAAGAATTATTTGAAGATTATGGCGAAATTTCCTCGCTATTCGGTCGGAAACCAGCTGTTGATTTTCGCCCAGATGCCCCAGGCCAGTCAGGTAGCAGGATACCGGGCATGGAATCAATTCCATCGGTATATAAAAAAGGGCGAGAAAGGAATTCGGATTTTCGCTCCGTGCGCGTCGCGTAAGCCGAAGAAGGATTTTGAATCGGATTGTTCGGAGGAAGAGTTGAAAGAAGAGTCGGAATTGGTTACTTATTTTCGAGTGGCCCATGTCTTTGATCTCTCGCAAACGTCCGGAGAGGATTTGCCGCAGACCTCAAAAGCCCAGGGCGACGCAGAAAAACTGATTCCCATTCTTGAAAGCCTGATCCGCGACCGAGGGATCGCCCTGGAATACGGAGAAACCGGCAGCGCCTTGGGGCTATCGTATAAGAATGCGATTCGAATCAAACCCGGCATGGATCCAGCGGAAACGTTCTCCACCATGGTTCACGAAGCAACCCACGTTATGCTTCATTTCGAAGGTGATTCGCCGGCTGCCGATAGGAAAACTCAGGAGTTGGAGGCCGATGCAGCGGCTTGCGTAGTTTGCGAACGCTTTGGGATGCAGGCCATAACCGCCAGCGCCGATTACATTCAAACCTGGGATGGGAATAAAAAGGCTTTGATGCAACAGCTGGAACGAATCCGCCAGTGCGCGGCGGCGATTATCCAAGGGATGGAGCAAAGGATGGAGGTTGATTCTCTGGAATCGGCGACGAACTCTCCGGGCTATGGGATTCAAGCCACTTCGGTGAATTGA
- a CDS encoding DUF5696 domain-containing protein: MKCSYIGRLAGLWRWLAVIVLVLLVGFEKTSLSAHELIRLESSSVLVKIDPEKGAWSLLDKKSNAAWPSEGTAEPGWFKDTELEFIQVKHSAKMARLTSRNDFSVTFNLIHSGRTLEIHYDGQNRDEIHVMKDALTVADSEDGNIIVPCREGLLIPANSGVAFKKTFGTSEYEGCHMNMLGFLKSGSALVLTWDGAYVWPDIESVVQEGPAPRQQLTTELRLRETARVVRLTPLGKGDWNTIAAAYRRIAERKGLAVTLRDKVRRDTHAERLVGAANVKLWMCLARRMNEESTKEESVEVHWTFDEAADVAEHLRNDLGITRCLFTLGGWTEGGYDVRHPDDLPANPECGGNDALAGAIQRVQKLGYVASLHDNYQDMYQDAKSWNPAYIEKRADGSLIQGGRWMGGRAYMVCAPKQVELAMRPQNLPSIHKLFEPWSYFIDTTYAVGPRECADPNHRIDRNEDIAWKIQLSNNARKIFGLFGSECGREWALPCSDFFEGLVGVAGNYFHQLKPESLGARVIPFWEMVYHDCQICYGKYGYSAEESAEYVAHHILTARPLHYHSIPDHLYWKEKSINNDPSGDRACFTRTDNGWAEGFHPTDVFLKNTHEILGPLHQATAYQRLIHLEWLTPDGALRQAVYGKGRKSARVAVNFGAKEVEIQSQWGGEVLLPPWGFIIESPGYAAFYANRWNGMNYPDGSLFTIQAQAGKNLQSTGSVRIFHAFGDPKITWKNTTYTVRREEVIHSPS, encoded by the coding sequence ATGAAATGTTCCTATATCGGACGCTTGGCAGGATTATGGAGATGGTTGGCCGTCATTGTCTTGGTTCTTCTCGTTGGATTCGAAAAGACTTCGCTTTCCGCGCATGAGCTTATTCGCCTGGAGAGTTCATCGGTTTTAGTCAAGATAGATCCAGAAAAAGGCGCCTGGTCGCTCTTGGATAAGAAATCGAATGCGGCATGGCCGTCCGAGGGAACCGCAGAACCCGGATGGTTCAAGGATACAGAATTAGAATTCATCCAGGTTAAACATTCTGCGAAAATGGCGCGCCTTACGAGCCGAAATGACTTCAGTGTTACTTTCAATCTGATCCACTCAGGCCGCACCCTTGAAATTCATTACGACGGCCAAAACCGCGATGAAATTCACGTCATGAAAGACGCGCTTACAGTCGCTGACAGCGAAGACGGAAATATTATCGTACCCTGCCGCGAAGGCCTGTTGATTCCTGCGAATAGTGGAGTGGCCTTTAAAAAGACCTTCGGAACTTCCGAGTATGAAGGTTGTCATATGAACATGCTGGGCTTTCTCAAAAGTGGATCTGCGTTGGTATTGACTTGGGATGGCGCCTACGTTTGGCCGGATATAGAAAGCGTTGTTCAGGAGGGACCAGCGCCCCGGCAGCAGCTCACGACGGAATTGCGACTTCGAGAAACGGCTCGCGTCGTGCGTTTGACGCCGTTGGGCAAAGGGGACTGGAACACGATTGCGGCTGCTTATCGGCGAATAGCCGAACGAAAAGGACTGGCGGTCACTTTACGTGATAAAGTCCGTCGCGATACACACGCGGAACGGCTTGTCGGCGCGGCGAACGTCAAACTGTGGATGTGCCTGGCGCGCAGAATGAACGAGGAGAGCACTAAGGAAGAATCGGTGGAAGTGCATTGGACGTTCGATGAAGCGGCCGACGTGGCGGAACACCTTCGCAACGATCTCGGCATTACCCGCTGCCTGTTTACGCTTGGCGGTTGGACGGAAGGCGGCTATGACGTCCGTCATCCGGATGATCTTCCCGCCAATCCCGAATGCGGCGGCAACGATGCGCTAGCCGGGGCGATCCAACGCGTCCAGAAGTTGGGGTATGTTGCCAGCCTGCATGATAACTATCAGGATATGTATCAAGACGCGAAGAGTTGGAATCCCGCGTATATCGAAAAGCGCGCGGATGGTTCCCTAATCCAGGGCGGACGGTGGATGGGCGGAAGAGCGTATATGGTTTGCGCGCCCAAGCAAGTCGAATTGGCGATGCGGCCTCAAAACCTTCCTTCCATCCATAAGTTATTTGAACCCTGGAGTTATTTCATCGACACCACTTACGCCGTCGGACCGCGCGAGTGCGCCGATCCCAATCATCGGATCGACCGAAATGAGGACATCGCTTGGAAAATTCAGCTCAGCAATAACGCGCGTAAGATTTTCGGGCTCTTCGGCAGTGAATGCGGGAGAGAATGGGCTTTGCCTTGCAGTGATTTTTTCGAGGGATTGGTAGGCGTAGCTGGTAATTATTTCCACCAACTTAAACCGGAAAGCCTCGGCGCCCGAGTGATCCCTTTCTGGGAAATGGTCTATCACGACTGTCAAATCTGTTATGGCAAGTATGGGTATTCCGCCGAAGAATCCGCCGAATATGTGGCTCATCACATTCTCACGGCCCGACCGCTCCATTACCATTCCATCCCCGATCATCTCTATTGGAAAGAAAAATCCATAAATAATGATCCATCGGGAGATCGCGCTTGCTTCACCCGCACGGATAACGGCTGGGCGGAAGGATTCCATCCCACGGACGTCTTTTTGAAAAACACGCATGAAATATTGGGACCGCTGCATCAAGCTACCGCCTATCAACGTTTGATCCATTTGGAATGGCTTACGCCCGACGGCGCGCTTCGTCAGGCTGTATACGGCAAGGGTCGAAAAAGCGCCCGGGTGGCGGTGAATTTTGGCGCCAAGGAAGTGGAGATTCAATCGCAATGGGGAGGAGAAGTTCTATTGCCCCCTTGGGGATTCATTATTGAGAGTCCCGGATATGCGGCTTTTTACGCCAACCGTTGGAACGGCATGAATTATCCAGACGGTTCCCTCTTTACCATCCAAGCGCAAGCTGGAAAAAATCTCCAATCCACCGGATCGGTACGCATCTTTCATGCTTTCGGCGATCCGAAAATTACTTGGAAGAATACAACGTATACAGTTCGCCGGGAGGAAGTGATCCACTCGCCGTCATGA
- a CDS encoding AAA family ATPase produces MTLADKQKEAVISSLTNKILVVTGGPGTGKTTIIRSILAVFSAMKINFLLAAPTGRAAKRMSEATGHEAKTIHRLLEYNQRKGGFQRGEENPLECDLLIVDEMSMVDTILMHHLLKAIPLQAAFLMVGDVNQLPSVGAGNVLRDIIDSGAVPVVELHEIFRQAKESTIIVNAHRINQGISPILKKDDKELDDFYFIHQEDPQTVIQTIIKLVRERIPQRFGFNAIDDIQVITPMQKGSVGGAKMNAELQAALNKSNQEIARGGRKFLVGDKVMQIRNNYDKEVFNGDIGRIRSIDSEMQEVKIDFDGREIVYDFSELDEINLAYAVSVHKSQGSEYPAVVIPLLTQHYVMLQRNLLYTAVTRGKQLVVLIGARKALAIAVKNDKTQKRYSYLENRLKD; encoded by the coding sequence ATCACGCTGGCCGATAAACAAAAAGAGGCGGTTATTTCATCTCTGACCAACAAAATCCTGGTGGTTACTGGAGGGCCGGGGACGGGAAAGACCACCATAATACGATCGATTCTCGCCGTCTTTTCCGCCATGAAAATCAATTTTTTATTAGCCGCTCCCACAGGAAGGGCGGCCAAGCGCATGAGCGAAGCGACCGGCCATGAAGCGAAAACGATTCACCGGCTCTTGGAATACAACCAGCGAAAGGGAGGATTTCAGCGCGGCGAGGAAAATCCATTGGAATGCGATCTGCTCATTGTCGATGAGATGTCCATGGTGGATACGATCCTGATGCATCACCTGCTCAAAGCCATACCGCTTCAGGCCGCGTTTCTTATGGTGGGAGACGTCAATCAATTGCCCTCGGTCGGAGCGGGGAATGTATTGAGAGATATTATCGATTCCGGGGCGGTTCCCGTTGTCGAACTCCACGAAATTTTCCGCCAAGCCAAAGAAAGCACGATTATCGTAAATGCCCACCGAATCAACCAGGGGATTTCTCCCATTCTGAAAAAAGACGATAAAGAGTTGGACGATTTCTATTTCATCCATCAAGAAGATCCGCAAACCGTGATCCAGACCATCATCAAACTGGTTCGGGAGAGAATCCCTCAACGATTTGGATTTAACGCCATTGATGATATTCAAGTAATTACCCCCATGCAAAAAGGCTCGGTTGGCGGCGCCAAGATGAATGCCGAACTGCAGGCCGCTTTGAATAAGTCCAATCAAGAGATCGCTCGTGGAGGCCGCAAATTCCTGGTTGGCGATAAAGTGATGCAAATCAGGAACAACTACGATAAAGAGGTTTTCAATGGGGATATTGGCCGAATCCGGTCGATTGATTCCGAAATGCAAGAGGTCAAGATCGATTTTGACGGCCGGGAAATCGTCTATGATTTTTCCGAACTTGACGAGATAAATTTGGCCTATGCCGTATCAGTGCATAAATCGCAAGGTTCCGAATACCCGGCGGTAGTGATTCCGCTTTTGACGCAACATTATGTGATGCTGCAGCGCAATCTATTATATACGGCGGTCACGCGGGGAAAACAACTAGTGGTTCTGATTGGCGCAAGAAAAGCATTGGCAATTGCTGTGAAGAACGATAAGACGCAGAAGCGTTATTCGTATTTGGAAAATAGGCTGAAAGATTAA